CCTGCAGATGGATCTCTCTATATTTAAATGTGGGTGCGAGGTGTTTCAGAGCGGAGTCGTTGCCTGCAAAGGGCTCTAAATAAGTGAGTGTGGAGGTTTGAGCCTTTAAGGTAGAATGGAGAACAACTGTTCTATGTGCATACATTTTAATGTACAGTATCTGTACTTGATTTGCCTTTAACTAAGGTCAAATAAAAGACTGGATCACTGAGTaagttgaaattaatttcatttcttctgtggacatggtatttttctttgaaaaaaagttGAGCAGCTAACCAGATTATCCACTGTGCTTGAGCTTGGATGATCTGTCTGGCGCCCAAAGAGCTGCAAACGAACTTGAATATTGAATTGTTTACTTCATATTTCTATGCTTGAATGTAACTCTAAAGCTAACTTCCCTAAATAtgtcagtatttctttttttatttgtggggGGATAATTTATTTGCCTGAGTTATGTGGGTAGTATGTAAATCACCATGTTTTGTGATGTTAATTACATTAACTTCTTGGTTTGGGACATAGCAAGAGCTAATATCTGCTTAGGGTCTCGACTTTAAATTGTGGGGGGGGTTTAGAATTAGACTGCAGTAGCACTAAAGGCTAGAtatgaaataattcaaatagatttttttgaCTGTTCCGGAATAacttggttttggttgggttggACCTGCATATCAGTGAAAGTTACAGTTCCTATTCTTGTGCTAGCAAGCTTACgaaatcactttaaaaaaggGTTGGCAATATAATCGATGAGTTTACTCACTTAGGACTTTGTCACGCGATAATGTAGCGGATCGGTGCCATTACAGAACTACAACTTTGTGTAATCGCGGTAAATGCCGAGCCGTGCGTGCGCGCTCCTCGCCCGGGGCCGGAGCGGCCGCTGCTGTGGCACCGCGGTGCCGTCGGGCTGGCAATGCTGTCGCTTGAATAAAGTGCGCCTCGCAGCTTTCCTGGCGTTGGTGCTGACCGTGTTTGTCCGCagcggggcgggcggagcggcggccgcggccccgcgcggTGCAGGTGccgggggcgggccggggccgggccggggcggtgccgccgctcgtcccgccccgccccgccccgccggcacAGGAGCCGCCATGGCGGCACCGCGGGACCGCGAGCGGGAGCTGCGCTTCTACCGGCGGCTGCCCAAAGCGGTGAGCGGCGGGGGGCGGGCGCGGACCCTCGGGCGGCACCGGGCTGCGGACAGAGAGACGGACAGAGCGACAGGCGCTGCTGCTGTCGCGGAGTTCTTCCCAAACGCGCGTTTTCCGAGGGCCTAACCCCGCCGCAAGATGCGGTCGGGTGTTTGCCTGTCCGGTTTGTGTACAGACCTTAGTGACTAAGCTAAATGCAATTAAATCAGTTGAGCGCgatcttcattttctctttttgccctATTTCCCCTCAGTCTAGCCGAGAAGTCTGGCTCAGATAACGCTTTCTCTCCATGTCCCAAGGGTGTGCCTTACTTCTGGCATATCAGTGCAAGCCTTCCGTCGGGGTGCGTGCGGATTTATCGGGGTTCGCGTGCCGCCCTCCGCAGACCGCGAGGGCACGtactgcagcacagagctcgTACGGGAGTGCCCGGGGGCACCGGCAAACCCACTTCAGACCACACCGCCCTTGCGTTCCGGTGCTCCTTTTCACTAAGTTGCTTTTCAGGGTGTATGTTTGATACCTGGTGGAATTGTGTGGGGTAATTGTAAGCATGTGAAAAATATAAGGCAGTTACAGCATTGTATATCTGGCTCAGTCACCAGAAGCTCtaagcagccacagctcctggtgCGTAGTTGGAGTTACAATTTCAATGTTTCCCAATGTAAAACTTGAAGAGAAGTATTTAttgactgtttcttttcctgtagaGAATGGATGTGTACAGAGAGAGGAGAGGTAGGTAACAAAGTAGGTGCTTTAGATACGTTTTAAATGAGTTGGGAGGGCACTAGAGACCTATTCCATAAATTCACGAGCCAGGTGGTAAGAAGGAGCCTGAGGATCATAGGTTTGGAGCCAGGATGTCAATAGGAAATCAGGCAGAAGGAGGCCTCCAGCAAAGGAGTGCAGTTACTGCAGTTGCTGTTCGTGGCAGAGTCTTGCCACATTTCTGGTGTGAGTTTAAACTACAGAGTATGAACAAAAGGAAGGGGAGTGGGTAGACACCTGTTGCTATTTTTGAATGATGACATGTACATTTAACTTGCAGGGGATGGGGGGAGTTCTTGAATCCTTCCTGTACTTTTTGTAGTACTGAGGCAGCTGTTGGCTTCCTCCTCACCTTGGATCACAGCGCCCCAGGAATTGTCTGGAGAGCTCTTTGCTGGGCCAGCTGTGCTCCCACAGAGACCAGTGCCAACAGCAGCCACCAAGTGAGGGGAAAGAAATAGGACAGTTCTCAGTTGAACTGGTGCTTGCAAAAGCCTAAGGAAGTTATTATTAGCCAAAATACAGATAACTGTTACTTTCAAACTCAGAGTGAAACCCTGCTGTAGGATATGAGAACAGTAGGACAAACCAAGTGGAGAAGTCATCCTGTTTGTAAGTCCataggatttttatttctgtaggaACTCCATGCTCATTTGAATGGCTGCATCAGTTCTGCTACTATGAAGAAACTCATGGCACAGAAGCCAAACCTTCAGATCCAGAATGGAATGACTGTGATtgacaaaggaaagaaaagaacctTAGATGAGTGAGTATATACGTGTGTGTGATGAACATTTACCAAaggttttttaattaagttgAAAACAGGAATGTGTGGCCTTACACACTAACTGCAGAAAATATGTTAAGTTTTACAGCATAATCTCATAGATTTTTTTGATGTTTGTATCTACAGAGTAATTTCTTAGGTCCTTGCaaactaaaaggaaaattctTGTTGATTAATTCCTTCTTTAAAGGATTGAAATTTTTCACTGAGATatgattttcagagaaaattgaCTCCCAtagtttcatttttcagaaacttcatgttttccttttccttcagaaagctTTGTGATAGTAATAACTTTTGTTGtgaatgcagatttttttcctaaatactCATTCAGTGTCTTTCCaattaatcttttaaattttgttttagatGTTTTCAGATGTTTCAGATCATCTATCAGGTTACCACGAGGACTGAAGATATTTTACTggtaaattaattaaaagttcACCTAAAACAAGCAAGCAATACACACAGTCACAATCAGTTGGATTAAGAGCATTGGGTTCCACGTAGCAATATCAACAATGGTCCCTTTCAACTGAAGGGCAGAATAATTATTGTAAAACACTTGGACTTTCTTCACTGTCCCTGAAGGCATTGAAGGTGCCTTCTGTGTGCCAGCATTTCCACAGGCATGAAGACCACTAAAAACACATTGGGCCTGAAAACGTTGCAAGTGTTTCACAACAAAAAATAACTGGGTCTTTTAGttataaaggaaaatataacTAATTATAAATATCACTTTTATGATGTTGAATATACTTTTACTTAATCAGATAACTAAAGATATCATTAAAGAATTTGCTGATGATGGTGTCAAGTATCTGGAATTGAGAAGCActccaagagaagaaaattccaCAGGTATAGTCTGTTCTGGTTTTTAATTTGTGATCTTCTTGCACTACAGAACTTAGTTAGAGACTGTGTTAATAACAAGTACAGTCAAATTTAGTTGgctcaataaaaatattttttaaatatgaaagctaaGATTTAACCATGTATAAGCATGTAATTTTCCTATAAGATTTTTGAGGACCAAAATGTGTTGGTCATAACTCTATGACCCTCGAGACTGGGTTATTCACTTGAGTGTGGCATCTGAGTCtgctaatatttttaataactgatatattttacttttgttattttgtttttctcgTCTAGCTGTGGTTTAGTAAAAACACATAATAGAAGCTGTATTGTGATTCTCTGGTTTACACaaactcattttaatttttccacatGCTTAGGAGGAGGCTTAGTTCAAATCTGTGCTTCACTGTAAAGCTATATTTACAGATAGAATTAGAATTACATGGGTTAGAAGACTGTATGGTCTAAAATCAAAGGTGCAACATGAAACTTAGGGAACTAGAGAGCGGGGTCTgcaatataataaaaataatttaaaatatgtttgttcCAAACGTGTGCATGTGTTTGCAGGTATGACCAAAAGGATGTATGTTGAAACTATACTTGAGGGTATAAAGCAGTGTCAAGAAGAAGGCTTGGATATAGATGTAAGGTAAATAAAGCATGTGGAATACCTCTGTTTCAAGGTTTTGTGTAGTCTGATGCTTGGTCATGTTTGCAGAGAGGTTTACAAGCCATCAGTATAGGaacaaaaattgtttttaaaccAGATTACGTGGAGTGGAAACAGGTAATTCATATGGAAACCTATCTCTTTATCTTCTCTTTTACTGCTAAAGAAGAAAACTGGATAAAACCTCTCGTCTCTAAGACTGTCCATTCTTTGCaacattttcaggaaaacattccATGTTTTTCATGGAATTGGCTCCTTTTTCACAGCTTAGCTTCATTGCAAAAATGTTTGATTAGCTGTACAAGCAGCGTGCTGTAAAGAGGAGCTGGTCCTGACCAGCTGAGAAGTTTCAGGTGTCACTGGTTGTTTGGAGACAGTTTGCTCTCCTGTCTTTTACAGCCTCAGTAGCAACCCTTACTAGATTCATTATGAAAGCTGGAAAATTTTCATCCTTCATGTGTGGTATTACATGTCATGGGCCAACTTACTTATTTGTGTCCCGCTGCACTTTGGTACCTTCATTCCTAGAACAGTTTCCTATACAAATACTCTATATTGAGCCATGAAGGATATAAAGTGCCATTTTATTGTTGTTATCAGGTCTTTTGAACTCCTGGTATTTTACAGCTTgtatataatttaataataatttattttaataatttaatacaTTTCTGTCCCAGGCTGTTAATAGCAATAAACAGAAGAGATGGCCCAGCAGTTGCTAAGCAGACTGTTAAACTTGCTGAAGAGTTCCTACTTTCCAGTGATGGGGTTGTAGTAGGACTTGACCTCAGTGGTGATCCCACTGtaagtttttgattttttggtcTGTTCTTGAAGATAAGTGTAAAATGTTGTGTAACAGCAGGTGGTTCTAACCATAGTTTTTTGTCACAAGTTTTTGTCCAATTTTTGTGCCTAGCTGGAATGGATTGATACTGGGTTAATCCCTGTTGCTGTAGAGGCAGGTACTCTAACAAAGAATCCTTAGACTAGTGTGTGGCTGAGAAAACAACCATTGAAAAGCAGTGTTTATCTGGGAAGTGTTTGTACCTGAGTTGTCCCAGTCAAATTAAGTGGGTGGAGGCAAGTTGTCAAtagtttaaattttatttagctACACCAAATGCTCATGTTGtattaagaaagcaaaaatgtttgAGGACAGCTGTCAAGCTGAAGTGAAATAGCTCTAGGTGGTAGCTGTGTAAAAGGTATCAAAATCAAGACAATTGGCTTGTAATGTTAGGCATCATCTGAGCTGCTGGTGTTTGATCCCTTGGTCTAAACCAGATGGCAGAGGGTTGTTTGTGCTACATTCCATACTGAAGTGGAAAAGTGGAATAATTAAATGTGACTGTAGTCTTTGGATATTGCTATAGACATCTTAATTATAGTAATGACAAAGATTTTGTCAATAAGCTGTAGAATAGTGATGTGTCCCTGTTTTCCAGGCAGGACATGGTCAAGATTTCTTGGAACCGCTCTCAGAAGCAAAAAAAGCGGGTCTGAAGCTGGCACTGCATCTTTCTGAGGTAaaaggtgtttggttttttttttttattttggtgctTCTCTGTAATTGCCATTTTGTGAAAATCTCGAAGGAACTAGAATTACCTTCTCTGCATTTTGAACTTCTCAGGCCAAAGTATTAAATGTTTGGGGCATTTGACAAGAGACAAGAAAACCAAGAGAAATCTTCAACCTTTTGTTCTAAATCGGAGCAGCCAGATTATTGCTTCCTGTACGATATGTATTGCGGGTTTAGGTGTGAAATTGAAATTAGGAGCTTTCTAAGAGATCCTGTGCTTTCTTCCTGATATTATCATGTGTAGTGAAATCCACACAGATTCATGAGCAGTGAGCTCTGTTAGTTCCACTGGTATCAGTAGAAAGAGTTGGGCTTCTGCTCAAATGGTGGCTGGAATTGGCTCTGAGAAGTCCAAGAAATACTGAAGGTAgttattttttcaggaaattaaGCAGGACATATGTCATCAGCATATTTATACTTGTTTCTATTTCACTAACACTTTATTTTGGATAAGAGATGCTGTGAAAGTGGCACTGAAAGTCCATTGAAATTATACAATGTGCTGTTTTATGCTGCCTTGATAGAATGTGAAATATATCCTCTCTAGATTCCAAATCAAGAAGAGGAGACCAAGATTCTCCTGGGTCTGCCTCCTGACAGAATTGGACATGGAACATTTCTcaactccacagcagcaggttCTGAAGAGATAGTGTCACTGGTTCAACAGAATCATATACCTATTGGTAAGGGAAAAAGTGTTTACCATGGCTTGATTTCTGGATATCAGAACAGGATATGCACTGCTGATCTAGTGACAGCAGTTTGTCTCTGACCAGAGGTGACCTGGACAAACATGGCAACGAGACTTGCCCATAAAGGTACACTCATGACACTTGTGGGGTTTTATGGCACCTCTGTGGCAGCAGACAACAGCTGATGTCtcaaatggaagaaaaaccaaaTCATAGTTTGTCATTACTGTACAAAAGTATGTGGTGGTTCTGTACCTGGTTTGCAAGCTCCCTAAATTTTATAGCCCAAAGAAATTGATTTGCAAACTTTTCTCAAAAGAAATTACCGAAGAAGTGTAGAAAATCAAGGAAACAACAGTagctgattttcatttttattcaggACCTTTCTAAGTCAATTAACATGCCTCTTGTTTTAATATATGTCCTcgtttctttttctgtttttctcttagAGTTTTGCATGACATCAAACATAAAATCTCAGACAGTGCCTTCCTGTGAGAAACACCATTTTGGATACTGGTACAGCATGGGCCATCCTGCAGTGCTTTGTGTgagttttttgatttttaagtaTGTATTTAGGCAGAGGGCTAAACTTGTGAAGTTGGAGAAGTCTTTCTCTATTTATGGATGAGAACTGACTTACACCTTCTGACCTTGTAGCAAATCATTCGCTTTTAGGAAATCATAATGTTCTGTTTGAGAAATGCTTTTAATCCCAAATGGGAATTGGTAGTATCTATCTTAGTTCTATTGTAAAGCTAggcctttttttctgtgggataaGATGATCAGCTGTACAAGCAGCAAACTTCATAGCTCTTTGCACAATGACAGATTTCTCTGAAAACCCATGGCTCCAGTGCATGCATGTGCACTTGTGCTTTCCTGGGTGAGAGCTCCTGCATTCTCTTGATAACTCATTAAGGTCTTTAAGCATTGAAGGTGCAAAGTACTTTCTGCTGCCACTGGCAGGGTTTTACTGTTATCCTGTTAGTTTAACCCCCATAATCCATAGCATTGTCCAactctgtctgtgtgtgtgtatatatatatattttttatagcACTGTGGTTatctggggaaaagagaaatgaggaGACCTGCACATAGTGACATACCTTGAATATATGCAGCATTTGATAGACATCTCTCTAGCAATTTTAGTAGGAAATCCAATTTTCTTGATAAATCGTGCCATCATTTTAAGAGGTTTTCTTTTATGTGTGcataatttattcatttttagtGAAAAAGGGGCAGATAAAGAATTCACAGATGAAAGAGCAGTGGAATAAAATGTGAGACAGCAAGATAAAACTGGCTTGTATGTATAGAAAAAATGGTTTTTGATATAGAGGAACtaatttaaactattttttttttatttctctcctttcaaTTTAACTTCAGACTGATGATAAAGGCGTCTTTGCAACTGATCTATCGCAAGAATATGAGCTGGTTGCCAAAACATTTAACCTGACTCGATCACAGATGTGGGATCTTTCCTATGAATCAATCAACTATATTTTTGCTTCAAATGCAGTAAAATCCAAGCTAAGGGAACAATGGTGTAAGTTAAAGCCAGCTCTGTTTGATTAATCCAGCTGTTGTCCTAAGTAGCTCGGGTGTATTCGCTGAGTTAATAAGCTTTTTTTACTGAAGTCTTCAGCTTTTTTCAAACCTCAGGGTTTTAAACCCAGCCATGAACTGCCTGTGTGTGGTGAAGGCAACTGGAATGCATCCTTTGTTACTAGGGACAGAAGTAAATGTTCTTTTGGTAGATGGGAAGGGCTCTCAACCAGTGACTAAAATGCCAAATGTGTTGTcactttgtttctcttttagctgatattacattttaaaaaatacttagtTGAAATATGTTATCATAATATAAACGTTTGAGAGCTGGAACAAAATGAAGGCAGAGCAGTTGGTGTTTAAAACATCTCTGTTGGCAGCATTCCGCCAAGCAGTTTGAATGTGTGGTGtgtattttgggggtttgtaTTGTTTTTAGGTTTTGAGCTGTTGATTGAATGTGAAGACAGAAACAAACTCAGGgagaatgaaatatttatctCAAGGCATTAATTGTATCTGTTTTTATTGTTGTACATGTATGACTGAAACTGCTGTGGATCGAGTAGCAATCACAGCAATTTCACCTAACAAATTGGGGGTCTCTGCTGATGCCCTGGTCACTTAAGAATCTCGAATGCCTTCAGTAACTGAGTTACTGGGCAAAGTGGCCTCATTCTTAAAATGATTTTTAGAATTGCTGTTTGTTGTgtaaaaaaggcaataaaaatagCCTCAAGCTCCATGTTTTTGAAACCACCACTTCAaggtgtgcgtgtgtgtgtttGAGCCGTACAGAAGAGAAGCAGGATTCTGTGGGGTGAGTGCTGCCTGCCAGCCTCtcccctggcagcccctggctctccctgccctgggcagccacAGGGTTCACTCTGCCCTCTCCAAACACCTGCCCGTGTGTTCTGGTGCTGAGAGCTCACAAAGTCTGTGAGGGTGCACGTGCTGCAGTTTGTGTCATGGGAGTCGGGAGGTCACCTGGAGGATTCCATTTGTGTGCAGTGAAAGAACCAGGAATGTACCTGAGTGGCTGAAGAGCAACACACAGAACTTGGATTTCTGTATATAGGAGTCCAACTGTGTGTTACTGCAGTTATTTACGCAGCAGAAAGGTTACGCTTAGGAAGTTGGACAGGATGTGGACTTTTGGAATGAAGAATCACCATCTGATGAGGTGATCACACCTTTGTTATGCACAGTTCCCAAGCTGACCATTGCAACTTGAAACACTTACTATCCCTGGGCTAGTTTTCCGGAGTTTAACTTTCTACAAGTAAAACTGCCGTTTCCTTCTTTGACTTAATGTAGCATTATAATTAACTTTAATTTAAGCACTTCTTGCTGAGCCTGTTTGTCAAATTCTGAGTTAGCAGTGACATAACCACTGTTTAGTTTATAATACTGTATAAAAATGACTGTGAGAGTGAAGCATCACCACCCATCAGTTATGGGGCAGAGAAAACTTTTTCTCTGAATGCAATGGAAGTTTTGAGTAACTGCTACTAGAATTTCATGTGGTGTAAGATGAGGTTTAAGTTTTCTATTCATGTGCACCTcaacttatttttaaagtaaacaaAATAGATCTagagttaatatttttatttccatctgCTTATACAAGAGAACACTTACAGAGCAGTCTCCAGTGCTCAGAGTCTTTACTCGTGAAAATGCACACTGGTCCTGTTGAACAATACTGCTTTGGTGATGTACGTGAGAGCAGCTGCTCACTGTGGCATTGGTTTCTTGGTTCCTTCTGAGGAAAGCACAGGAAGTCTTCAAGACCTCAGCTCCTTCTGATGAGACTGGTAACATTCCATAGCTTTTCATAATACAACCACTAAAGCATAAGTACACACTGCTCCTCAGGATCCTAGCTTGGCAAATGTACTTACATCAATGATTTATATGCCTGCTTAAATATTTAGGTGTTTCAAAGTAATACATTAAAGAGAATGGATGCAGGTTAAGGGCCCTACATTAGCTAGGTGATTCAGCTGATTAAAAGGCTGGCACGTCCCTCCTGTGAGGCCTAGAAAGCAGGCACTGGTTAGATTGGAGTGGAGAGGGCTCTTGGGGAGGATCTCATCATGGTTTTTAAATATCTGATGAGAAGAAGTAaagaagatggagccaggcACTTCTCAGCGATACCCAGTAACAGGAAAAGGGGCACAGACTGGTTCTGTGTGAGTGGTTGAACATGGGAACACATCACCCAGACAGGCTGGGGAGTCTGTCCTTGCAGGTATTCAAACCTATCAGTGACTTGTAGCTTCAGCAAAGGAGGTGGACTGGGCAATCTCCAGAGATGCCTTCCAGTCTCATCtattctgtgaagaaaatatacaaatatacaaatGATAAAGTCTCTATATAAAtacaaaaggttttaaaattaaatactgacTTAACTGAGTCACTCAAGCGACAGTTTCTCACCAGGCTCGGTCACCAGCAGTTGGCTGATTTGTGaaactgtttttaaagaatAGTCTATTCACCCTTCATAGCCTTCCTTCTTTCGCAGCCATTGTGGAATCCTTTGGTGCCGTCAGGACCTTTAGGCAGCCGCAGCACCCCTACAGGGAGACCGTCCGCATTTTGTATTTTCCGAACCAACATGGGACTGCTGACAGGGCTCTTCTCTTGTGTCAGGGTTTgggcttttcttctctgcaccCAGGGACTCCCAGAAGGAGTGATGCTGCTATCTGAGGAATAATCAGTGTGTTTCCTTGGAATTTCAGGGCTAGTGCTTGGGTTAAGCTTGCTGTCTTCAGCCAGCGGAGATTTTTTGGTTACTTTTCTTAGTGAAGATGGACTGTTCCGAGGACTTGATCTGGGTGACATATTGGGACTCAAATGGTTGGTTGGGTGGATGATGGGGCTCAAATTACATGTAGTATTTGTTGTGGTACGTTTGCGTCCTGACAGCGGTGACGTAGGATTGCTCTCTGGGTCAGAAGAGCTGTTTGCTGAAGATTCATCACCAGCAAACTGAAGCTCCTCAACTCTCTTATTAAGGGATCGAGTCTTCTTAAGGCTCTTGCTGGTATCTTCATCGCGACTCTTGTCTTTGGGCACTTTTTTCTTTGGTGGTTTCATGCCTATTAGGACAACTTTCATGCCggtctctttgttttcagcacaCATGAAATCATGAGCACGTACGGCAGCTTCTACTTCTTCAAATTCGATAATTGCACATTCCTGGGTTCCCAGCTGCGTGTACCGATTGCTGACCCTCCTGATATCAGGTGGGAGATCCCTGCCAGGCTTGAGGATACGAACTGATGAAATTACACCAAAACTTACAAAGGCTTTGAGGAGATGCTCCATTATCCTTTCTTGCATGCATCCGTTTTCTTCTTTGTTAAGGGCCTGCAGCTCAGAGATCATGTGGATATCGTATACCAGTAGCATCCTGGTAGGGACATTTTCACTTGGAAACACTGGAACTGGAGTATTTCTTCGAACCTTTTTGTTATCATCGTTGAGTTCCAGAGTGTTCGAGTACTTCAGTGCATAGGCTGTGGTTCTCCAGTCACGGGTAAGGTGTTTCACCTTTGGGACAGACACAGGTTAAGCACCACAACTGAGCAAACCCAATCAAGATAATCACTGAATTTTAAGGCAGATGCAGGCTTCAGTCTACAAAGAGAACCCTGGATTTAAGTTTCATGTAGCACACTTAGTGAGAAAGTAAACAGTTTTCATGCTATGGTGGGTATCACTGAGGTCCTCTAAAGCTTATGTCCTGTTGAATCAAATGAAAACAGGAACTGGCACTAAAGCTCAAACTGGAAGTCTTCATTACATCTGACAGCCTGCTCAAGTAGTGCGTGGTCATTCCACATCTAGGCCTGAACCATGATCAAAATGCATGTTCCAGGGAGGTTACATTTGCCAAACAAGAAGTTTTGTTCAGTTTAGGTCTTCATTGTATTGAACTGATCTTTCCTCCCTCAAAAATCTCAGTCTGAAAAACACCCCAGacttttgcattttcattaaatgtttaTAAAGAGTTTATCTGTTACCAATATAATCTGTTTGAAGTGGTCTAAAGAAATTGAGTGCCTTAACTTCTAGACAGAATAACTCTGCAAAATTATGAGATATAGAATCTTGACAAAGTGTTTCTAGTGTAATTCTAGAAATCAGTTACATACAGATTTACATAGGTCTTTCTAAtgtaaggagaaaaaagaataaaactcaCTTCACATTTGTGGGACTTTTGTTACCAGATACTTTATACTGCTCTTCATTTTTGGTTCTCCCTCCAGAAGTCATTCACTGTTGGTTCTCAGAGACAGGAATGTAACTTTGCCAGGACTACCCAGCTGTTCATGAGTAGTTGCTGTGGAAATTAATTTCACCTAATATCTTCTTGTCTCCAAGAATGACAATTTAAAAGTATACAGGCTTTTAAGCCAATGATTTCCCTAGCCAATCATCAAGTTCAGCAGTATAAACCTAACCATCATAGCAAAACAAGGCAGATAAAGACTATAAAGTTGCCTATATAAAATGTTACTTTAATCTCTTCTACTGTTTTTAGATCATCAGGCTTGCATGAGACCCTTCAAGTCTTAAAAAGCTAGCTTACCTTCTTAAATGAAGTGAGGAGTTTAACACTGACATAGCCCATCTTATTTCTTCTCACATGCTTCAGAAGGAAGGCATCTTTCTCAAGGTTCTCGTCTGAGAAGTAGTATTCAATCTGTGCTATTAATTTCTGGATCAGGTCATTTTCTGGTGGTTTCCAGTTCTGGTCAGAGTCATCATCATTTTCCCCACCACTGGAAAACAGTGAAATCATTTTATCAACAGATCTTCATCTTCTGTTAGTGGATTCAAATAGCCTTTCAAAATGAAAGGGCATAACCATTTTGCTGGTTCCAAGTGACTTTAGATGAGGGCACTGGACAGGTATCACCCACCCAGCTCAGCCagcaggctagctcagaggaTGAAGCTTTTCAGCCAGCATAAGGAGTCAAGTTCTTGAGCTCATTCCAAAAGCTGATCTCAGTGCAGAACAATGAGACATCTACACTAATGGCTTGAAAGCGCTGCCAACTCAAATCCTCCACCAAAACATGAAATGAAGGTTCACTGGCACTTGGTACTATACAAAGTTCCTCTAGTGACAGTGTTATATTTTTCAATATGAAGCTATTAAACATAGGCCTGACTTTTATGTGCTTTATGGGTAGTGTCGCATACTAGAGAATTAATATTCTGACTTGATGCAGTTGTGATTTCTTAAGCTTCTTCACTGCATGAATGCAGGAGCTGATATCCGGGGTGTAAGAAGGACTGACAGGGCTGTTGCACATTTTACAGGTCACTTCCAGAGTGACAGAGTAACATAACCAGCAGTTTACCACAGGGGCTAAACTGCCATCTCAGGAACAGGTTTATATGCGCACATGCAGGTTCCTAAGAAGTAATTCTCATTTCTTGTCTTTACCTCCCACCCTGTTATCTGGGCAAAATGGAGCATTGTTGAGCATCCTATTCCTCAAAAAAATACTGCAGCCATGGATTCAAGGTAAATGTCTTTGCCACGTGCAGTTACAGCAATATGTTTGTTGCTGAAATAGAAATTTCCATTTACAGGTGACTATAAT
This region of Hirundo rustica isolate bHirRus1 chromosome 13, bHirRus1.pri.v3, whole genome shotgun sequence genomic DNA includes:
- the ADAL gene encoding adenosine deaminase-like protein isoform X1, whose translation is MAAPRDRERELRFYRRLPKAELHAHLNGCISSATMKKLMAQKPNLQIQNGMTVIDKGKKRTLDECFQMFQIIYQVTTRTEDILLITKDIIKEFADDGVKYLELRSTPREENSTGMTKRMYVETILEGIKQCQEEGLDIDVRLLIAINRRDGPAVAKQTVKLAEEFLLSSDGVVVGLDLSGDPTAGHGQDFLEPLSEAKKAGLKLALHLSEIPNQEEETKILLGLPPDRIGHGTFLNSTAAGSEEIVSLVQQNHIPIEFCMTSNIKSQTVPSCEKHHFGYWYSMGHPAVLCTDDKGVFATDLSQEYELVAKTFNLTRSQMWDLSYESINYIFASNAVKSKLREQWCKLKPALFD
- the ADAL gene encoding adenosine deaminase-like protein isoform X2; the protein is MCTERGEELHAHLNGCISSATMKKLMAQKPNLQIQNGMTVIDKGKKRTLDECFQMFQIIYQVTTRTEDILLITKDIIKEFADDGVKYLELRSTPREENSTGMTKRMYVETILEGIKQCQEEGLDIDVRLLIAINRRDGPAVAKQTVKLAEEFLLSSDGVVVGLDLSGDPTAGHGQDFLEPLSEAKKAGLKLALHLSEIPNQEEETKILLGLPPDRIGHGTFLNSTAAGSEEIVSLVQQNHIPIEFCMTSNIKSQTVPSCEKHHFGYWYSMGHPAVLCTDDKGVFATDLSQEYELVAKTFNLTRSQMWDLSYESINYIFASNAVKSKLREQWCKLKPALFD
- the LARP6 gene encoding la-related protein 6; translation: MAQPQPAEPGTAPAGPELPAGSGPVQIRVAVQAAAEEDEEDEEEEAGGGAPCPSCSEEDSGRCGRSSGGENDDDSDQNWKPPENDLIQKLIAQIEYYFSDENLEKDAFLLKHVRRNKMGYVSVKLLTSFKKVKHLTRDWRTTAYALKYSNTLELNDDNKKVRRNTPVPVFPSENVPTRMLLVYDIHMISELQALNKEENGCMQERIMEHLLKAFVSFGVISSVRILKPGRDLPPDIRRVSNRYTQLGTQECAIIEFEEVEAAVRAHDFMCAENKETGMKVVLIGMKPPKKKVPKDKSRDEDTSKSLKKTRSLNKRVEELQFAGDESSANSSSDPESNPTSPLSGRKRTTTNTTCNLSPIIHPTNHLSPNMSPRSSPRNSPSSLRKVTKKSPLAEDSKLNPSTSPEIPRKHTDYSSDSSITPSGSPWVQRRKAQTLTQEKSPVSSPMLVRKIQNADGLPVGVLRLPKGPDGTKGFHNGCERRKAMKGE